One genomic segment of Clostridiales bacterium includes these proteins:
- the nusG gene encoding transcription termination/antitermination factor NusG — translation MKEDIKQMEPKWYIVYTYTGYENIVKDSLEKLIEKNNLQDRILDIQIPMEDVIEEKNGKRKIVSRKKFPCYVMLKMRYTNDMWHLITGTRGVISFVGPQGRPMPLTDEEIRRMRLEKVTINIDFKVGDKIKIVEGPLADFIGDIIEIDLNNSKCRVNVNMFERITPVELDISQIAKLD, via the coding sequence ATGAAGGAAGACATCAAGCAAATGGAGCCCAAATGGTATATCGTCTATACCTATACGGGCTATGAAAATATAGTCAAGGACAGCTTGGAAAAGTTAATTGAAAAAAACAACCTCCAAGACCGTATTTTAGATATCCAAATCCCAATGGAAGATGTCATAGAGGAGAAAAACGGCAAGCGCAAAATCGTGTCCCGCAAAAAATTCCCCTGCTATGTCATGCTTAAGATGCGATATACCAACGACATGTGGCATCTTATAACCGGCACGCGCGGCGTCATCAGTTTTGTCGGGCCTCAAGGCAGACCCATGCCCCTGACGGACGAGGAAATTCGCCGTATGCGTTTGGAAAAAGTCACTATCAATATTGACTTTAAAGTAGGCGACAAGATTAAGATAGTGGAAGGGCCTTTGGCGGATTTTATCGGCGATATAATTGAAATTGATCTTAATAACTCAAAATGCAGGGTCAATGTCAATATGTTTGAGCGCATCACGCCGGTAGAATTGGATATAAGCCAAATTGCCAAACTAGATTAG
- the rpmG gene encoding 50S ribosomal protein L33: MQDKITLACTVCKQRNYDTFKNKKNDPQRIELNKYCRFCRKHTLHKETK, encoded by the coding sequence ATGCAGGACAAAATCACATTGGCTTGCACGGTATGCAAGCAAAGAAACTACGACACTTTCAAAAACAAAAAGAACGACCCTCAACGCATTGAATTAAACAAATATTGCAGATTTTGCCGCAAGCATACCCTGCATAAAGAAACAAAATAA
- the secE gene encoding preprotein translocase subunit SecE, translating into MAEKKKGRIGRWFKEMGSELKKVIWAKPAAVLKQTGVVFAVVGFFILAVWLIDLGLSQVYNLLIRNLV; encoded by the coding sequence ATGGCTGAAAAGAAAAAGGGCAGAATAGGCAGATGGTTTAAGGAAATGGGCAGTGAGCTCAAAAAAGTTATTTGGGCAAAGCCCGCGGCCGTTTTAAAACAAACGGGCGTTGTTTTTGCCGTTGTCGGTTTTTTTATTCTTGCCGTCTGGCTTATTGACCTTGGTTTGTCGCAAGTTTATAATTTGTTGATAAGAAACTTGGTATAA